A genomic window from Sulfurospirillum multivorans DSM 12446 includes:
- the nuoN gene encoding NADH-quinone oxidoreductase subunit NuoN, which translates to MLEPIIIDVASLNLPALLPMAILVVGALAVICADLAVKGLNRSFLTMITVLFIILDFGAVIGYTGPSRGFFDVLLVDGIAIMAQVIILVASALFLPLSLSHRHFREFRMAEFYALFMFMIVGFQCMVVSDNLILIFIGLETSSLALYTLIALHNRAKAFEAAIKYFTMGALAAGFYGMSALIFYALTGSVEIYQIEKVLMARHFEPLIGVLAATVFMLGALGFKLSLVPSHTWTPDVYEGSSAPLAGYMSVVPKIAGFVVAMRLFEMLVASGVVWVEHILYVAVVLTMTLANLTALVQEDVKRMLAFSSISHAGFMMAAILIGTTQANTALFLYWTLFMFTNLGAFTMLWIVRHRKNLWDERYQHPYTKFSGLVKIMPTTATIMGIFMFALAGMPPFSVFWGKLYLISAAINSEFIFLAVIIALNSAIAVYYYMKLVIYMFLKEPVTIDAKLYATNASTPLKVIVGVAVIFTIFAIVFVDPLLMVITKYVIASGF; encoded by the coding sequence ATGTTAGAGCCTATTATCATTGATGTCGCAAGCCTCAATCTGCCTGCGCTTCTTCCTATGGCAATTCTTGTTGTGGGTGCCCTAGCGGTTATTTGTGCTGATTTAGCGGTTAAAGGGCTCAATCGTAGTTTTTTAACGATGATTACAGTGCTCTTCATTATCTTGGATTTTGGCGCGGTGATTGGCTACACAGGTCCTTCACGTGGATTTTTTGATGTGCTTTTGGTCGATGGCATTGCCATAATGGCACAAGTGATTATTTTAGTCGCTTCGGCTCTTTTCTTACCGCTCTCGTTAAGTCATCGCCACTTTAGAGAGTTTCGAATGGCAGAATTTTACGCCCTCTTTATGTTTATGATCGTAGGGTTCCAATGTATGGTGGTCAGCGACAATCTCATTTTGATTTTTATTGGATTAGAAACTTCAAGCCTTGCGCTTTACACACTCATTGCGCTACACAACCGTGCTAAAGCCTTTGAAGCAGCGATTAAATACTTCACTATGGGTGCATTGGCGGCTGGATTTTACGGAATGTCCGCACTTATTTTTTATGCTCTCACGGGGAGTGTTGAGATTTATCAGATCGAAAAAGTACTGATGGCGCGTCATTTTGAGCCACTTATTGGTGTGTTAGCGGCAACGGTATTTATGTTAGGTGCGCTTGGATTTAAACTCTCCTTGGTGCCATCACACACATGGACACCTGATGTGTACGAAGGAAGTTCAGCACCACTGGCTGGGTATATGTCCGTTGTACCAAAAATCGCAGGATTTGTGGTCGCAATGCGTCTGTTTGAGATGCTCGTAGCTTCGGGTGTGGTATGGGTAGAGCACATTCTTTACGTAGCCGTAGTGCTCACAATGACGTTAGCCAATCTTACAGCTCTTGTGCAAGAAGATGTCAAACGAATGTTAGCCTTTAGCTCCATTTCGCATGCGGGCTTTATGATGGCAGCCATTTTAATCGGAACAACCCAAGCCAATACTGCTCTTTTTCTCTATTGGACGCTTTTTATGTTTACCAACCTTGGCGCATTTACAATGCTTTGGATTGTCCGACATCGTAAAAATCTTTGGGATGAGCGTTATCAACACCCCTACACCAAATTTTCTGGCTTGGTCAAGATTATGCCTACAACGGCAACGATTATGGGTATTTTCATGTTTGCACTTGCGGGTATGCCACCTTTTTCTGTCTTTTGGGGTAAGCTCTATCTGATCAGTGCTGCGATTAACAGTGAGTTTATTTTCTTAGCTGTTATCATCGCGCTCAACAGTGCTATTGCGGTGTACTATTACATGAAGTTGGTCATTTACATGTTCTTAAAAGAGCCTGTCACTATCGATGCAAAGTTGTATGCCACCAATGCGTCAACCCCATTAAAAGTTATTGTGGGTGTTGCGGTTATTTTCACTATTTTTGCGATTGTTTTCGTGGATCCTTTATTAATGGTTATTACCAAATATGTGATCGCTAGCGGTTTTTAA